In Cellulomonas sp. JZ18, the DNA window CGGCCCGCCGGCGGAGAAGGCGTGCGCCGTCGAGCCCGTCGCGGTGGCGGCGACGAGGCCGTCGCAGCCGAACGACGAGAGCGGACGGCCGTCGACCTCGACGACGACCTCGATCATCCGCGCCGGGTCGGTCTTCTCCACGGCCGCCTCGTTCAGCGCCCACCCCGTCTCGACCCGGCCGTCGGCGTGCACGACGCGCACGTCGACGGTGTCCCGCTCCTCCACGTCGTGGTCGCCGGCGGTCAGCCGCGCCACGGCCGTCGCGACGTCCGCGGGCTCGATCTCGGCGAGGAACCCGACGTGCCCGAGGTTCACGCCGAGCAGCGCCACGTCCGTGCCGCGCGTGAGCTCCGCGGCGCGCAGGATCGTCCCGTCGCCGCCGAGCACGACCGCGAGCTCGAACGGGGGCAGCTCGTCCGCCGTGACGTCCTCCGACGCCTCCACCGCCTCGACGTCGGCGTGCGCGAGGGCGCGCACCACCGAGTCCGCGGCCGCGACCGCCTCGGGTCGCCCGCTGTGGCGGACGACCAGCGCGCGGCGCGTCACCGCACGCCCTCCCGCCGCGGGGTCGTGCCGTCGACCGCGGCGCGCACCGCCGCGTCGACCGCGGCGACGACGTCGACCGACGGGACCGGCGCGAGGGGCGCCGGCGCGCCACCCGGTGCCGTCAGGTGCACCACGAACTCGACGTTGCCGTGCGTGCCCGGCACCGTGCTGGGACGCACCGCGTGCACCGCGGCGCCGAGCCGCTGCGCCGCCTCGCACACGTCCAGCACCGCCGCACGCCACAGGTCCGGGTCCCGCACGACGCCGTGCGCGCCCAGGCGCTCGCGGCCCACCTCGAACTGCG includes these proteins:
- a CDS encoding NAD kinase gives rise to the protein MTRRALVVRHSGRPEAVAAADSVVRALAHADVEAVEASEDVTADELPPFELAVVLGGDGTILRAAELTRGTDVALLGVNLGHVGFLAEIEPADVATAVARLTAGDHDVEERDTVDVRVVHADGRVETGWALNEAAVEKTDPARMIEVVVEVDGRPLSSFGCDGLVAATATGSTAHAFSAGGPVLWPDVAGTVLVPLAAHSLFARPLVVGPGSVLAVELIGRSSSAAVVTCDGRRQLELDRGARLEVRVSDQPVRFARLNPAPFTTRLVQKFDLPVVGWRGAREDGGR